The Paraburkholderia largidicola DNA segment AGGGCAGGCGTGTCGCGTACATCGGCGATCAGACGGTGTGCGGCGCAACCCTTGTGCGGGTCTGACATGGGCATATCAATGTTCAAGCCTCTGCAGACACGTACGCTGTCTGTTCGCTGCGATGCTTTCCCCACCTGGGGCAATGATGAAGTGCTCGCCCCGGTGCGTCTCAGGGGCACGGAGGCGCTTGGCAAGCTCTTCCGCTACGAGCTGGACCTGATGACCATCGACTCGCCGACGCTCCGTGTCTACGAGGCGCGCAAGATGATCCGGCCAGACGAGCTCGCGGGCGCGGTCATCGACATGATCATCGAGTTCGAGGGCAAAGGCACGTTCATACCAGGCATGCCAGGTCACTCAGGCGCGTGCAACATCGGCGCGGGAACCCGCACGATCAGCGGCCTGATTACCAGCGTCCAGATCACCGGCAGCGACGACCGGCATATGTACTACCGGTTCATCGTGCGACCCAGTCTGTGGCTGACAAAGAAAGCCGTTGAAAACCGCATTTTCCAGAACAGCAACGTCGTCGAAATCACCGAAGACGTGCTGGCGGACTACAACATCGTGGTCGAGCAGCGGCTCGCTGCGCCGGGCTTCCGCGGTGGCTATCCGGTGCGCGACTATGTGCGGCAGTTCTGGTGTTCGGATTTTGAGTTCCTCACCATGCTATGGCGCGAGTGGGGGATCTATTACTTTTACGACGGAAGCAAGCTCGTCCTGTGCGATTCGCCCGGCTCGCACAGGACGCACGACGACATGTGTGACGAGGTGCGCTATCACGCACCGGACGGCGCACGCATTGATGAGGAACACATTCACCGGCTGGAAGTGTCGCGCAGGATCACGACCGGCCAGGTCGATCTTGTGGATTATGACTACACGCAGTCACGGGCGATCTTCACGGGCGAGAGCTATAACAACAGTGGCCCCTCCGAGCAGGCCAGGCATTACCAGTGGGGCGACTACTCGCAGCCCCTCGCGGGTGCGCAGGGGCTGTCATCCGAATTGAGCGACTACGAGACCGAGGCCAACAATCTGGCGAATGTGCGGCTGGATGCAATGCGTTGCCGCCGCCAGCGGCTGAAAGGCACCGGCAACCTGCGCGGACTTTCGACGGGCAAGACCTTCTGGCTGATCGACCATCCCGAGCAGTCCGTCAATGCAGATTACCTCGTGGTATCCACGACAATCGATATCCGCAATAGCGGGCTGGAAGCGCAACGCACAGGCGGCGAGAGTGCTTATCAGTGCGTGACGGATTTCGTGCTGCAACCGGCCAATACGTTCTTCAGGAACAGACTGAAAAAGAAGCCCCGTGCGCATGCGGAAACTGCTGTCGTGACCAGCCACGATGACCGGGCTGTATGGCCCGATGCGTACGCGCGTGTCAAGGCTCATTTTGTCTGGGACCGGCGCAATGAGGCAGATCTGAATTCAAGCTGCTGGTTACGCGTGGCGTCGCCGTGGCAGGGCAACGGCTATGGCTTTATCGCGATTCCGCGCATTGGTGATGAAGTGACGGTCAGCTATCACGAAGGCGATCCCGACAAGCCTTTCGTGTCCGCGAGCAAGGTCAACCAGTTCAACCAGCCGCCGTGGAAACTACCCGACAATCTCGCGTTGACCGGATTGCGCAGCCGTGACCTGGAGGGAGGGAATGCCAACCATGTGCTCACCGACGACACGCCCGGCAAGCTGCAGGTGCAGATTGCAAGCGATCATGCGCAGTCGCGGCTTGTGCTGGGGTACAACACGCGCATCGACGGGCGTAAAGGACGTAGCGACCCGCGTGGCGAAGGTTTCGAGCTGGCGACCGAGAAGGTTGGTGTCGTGCGGGCTAACACAGGCATGCTGGTGACCACTGAAGCACGTAGCGGGGCGGGTGCGCCAGCGAAAGACATGGGGGAAACGGTCGCGCGGCTGACGAACGCGCAGACTCTGCACGACGATCTTGCAACAGTCGCGCAACAGAATGAAGCGCAGCAACCGGGCAGTGAACAGAGCGATGTGACCCGGGCAATTGGCACGCAGAACAACGCGATTTCAGGCGATACCGCCAGTGGTGAAGAATTTCCGGAGTTCACGCGGCCTGACATGGTTTTGTCAAGCGCTGCGGGTGTCGCGGTAACTGCACGTTGCGGGGTTCACGTTGCGGCGAATGACGACGTTGCTGTTACCGCAGGACGTAACGTCGCTCTGGCCGCTGCCAGGTCACTGTACGCAAGCGTACGCGATACCGTGTCAATGTGTGTGATGCGTGGCCCGATGAAGCTTGTATCGGCGATGGATCGCATTTCGATTGTTGCGCGTAACAGCCTGATTGAACTGCGGGCGAGAGAGAAGGTGTCGATTGGCTCTCTCGATACGGTTGAAGTGCTCGCGTCAAATAAGCTGGTATGGAACGCGGGCGGGACGCAGGTGGTAATTGACAGTAGTGGTTTTACCGTCTACACGGGTGGAAAGGTGATGTTTCACTCCGCCGACGTGAAGCAGGAGAATCCGCTGTCGGTGCCCGCAGGACTTGCGCCCTTGGCCCCGCATCCTATCGAGCTTAGTTGTTCTGCACTACAGGCCAATGAATTCAACGGGGCGACGACGGATTCATCCTCCCGTCCGGTGGCACAACAGGGTGAAGCTGGGGCGCATCTGTCAATGCAGCCCTTGGCTTCGGGACAGTCTGGTGCGTTAAGTCAGGCGAACAATGGGCAGAGTGGCTCAATGTTCGAGCCGGACCATTCGTGTACCTGGAAGCTACGTGATATTCAGCAGAAGAACTTCTACAGGGCGATGGAAACGGTTGACTACAGGGGCGTTTTCCAGGATGGCACACCCTACAACGGAGGTGCAATAGTTAGAGGGGGCGGAGGAGGTACGTTCGACATGTATTTCGAGGCCAGCACCCACACCATAACTGCGACCGTCCGAATACTTGTTCATGCAAAGGTTGTTCAGGTCGTCAATGCGCAGACGGGCGAGCCTGAAAAGAATGCTGACGGTTCGATCAAGACGGTTCCTTATCACACAAGCAAAGACCAGCCGCCGGGCACACCGGGGCGAAGAATCGTAGATCGTCCTTTTTCTGAAGTCGGCAGCTTCAACAGCATGAAGGGTGATATCGAAGCTGTTCTGAATCAGGACGGGTATAAGCTCGCTGTCTCGAACTGCCCCAGGCGTGATCAATGCTCTTGTAAGTTTCCAGTTTTTTTCAGGGTCGAGTTTGTTTCGCCGGATAGCAGGGACGCACATCATGCTGAGATCAATTTGTATCCGACTGCGGAGCGGGCCGATTCAGCAAACTGGGGGGAGAAGGGGGTTAGCGTACGGAGTGGTGTGGTGACTAATCTGCCAGTAGACCATGTGAAGGCTCATGAGGTGGGCCATCTGCTCAGCTTTCCGGATGAATACTACGACCAGGGGGGCAGTGTCCACAAGGACTATGTAAAGCCGGATCAGACAATTAACTTGTCATTAGCACAGAACAACCCCAACAAGGACACTTGGCAGGGAACAACAAGAGACAACCTGATGGGGAGGGGGATGTTTAACCAGACCTCGGTTACACCACCGCATTACATATACCGGATTCGCGACTGGTTTCAGCAGAAGGTTGGTCGGCAGTGGAGTGTCACGAAATGAATTCGATTGTACGCACGGTTCTTACGCAAGGTATTGGTCTCGCAATGACGATGAGTGTCGCTATGGCAAACGATCTTAAGCAACCTGCCAATGAAATATCAACTGTCAGCTTCAACGGGCTTAGTCTGGCGCCCTCAACCTTCACAATTGGAGCCGGGTGGTTCACTCTTGCAATGAGAGGTCAGACAGGAGCCGGTGCGATGACCGGGATTGGTGTGTTCGAAGGTACGCTTTCCGAACGCGACGAAGCAAGCTTTCGCGAACTCAGGACTGCTGTTTGTTCGATTGATCCTGGTACGCTGAGGGCGCCGAGAAATGACCTCTACCTTGCCGCGATACTTTCCTGCCCAGATGGGAGTAAATTCGATTCAGCTTTCAACCTTATCGGCTTGGGTGAGCCTGGAGAAAAGATAAACCGCTTCGTAGGTGATTTGCTGTCGTCGTTTTCCAGGCATGGGGAGCCGGTAGCCAAACTGGACGTGTCTGCAACTGTAGAGACCCGTGGCAGCAAGCTGCTAGTTACTCTCACGTTTTCCAACAGTGGGCGGGAGGACGTGATGTTCGCAAGTCCTTCGACGTGGGAAGGCATACCTAATCCGATCGCAGGAAAGTCGTACACAGAAGTTGTCGGAGCGAAAGGAACAAAAACCGACGAGCAGTTTTTCATGCAATTCGGCGGCGGTGCATTAGTCGACAAGTCGAACTTCACCGACGCGGTTATGCGGGTGCCCGCGGGGCAGACGCGTATGGTCAGGTTTCTTACCTATCCTGATCGGCGCTTCGTGAAAGGCCGATACGCAATTAACGGAGGCTTGTTTATTGGGAAGGTGTTGCAGCCAGAAAAGCTGGCGGGCAGAGCGGATTTCACCTTCAAGCAGACAGACGTGATTTTTGCTGAGGATTTCCCTGCAACAACACGTGATCTGAACAACTTCGAAGATCATCGCCGTCAGCAGTTGTTCAATCAAATCCACCTCATTGGTGATGTTGTTGAAGAGAGCGGTTATTACCGTGCGTATGACAAGAGCAACGTACGCGATGATTTTCCGCAGATTCTCCGTAGAGGTGACAGGTTTCCCGACCGTACGATGGAGCACCAGCAGGGCGGCTCCCGCAAAAGCGTTGGCCCGGCCACAATGTGGCGCTGGGAAGCTTACCCAGACTCGAAGATGACGGCCCTGACGGGCGAATGCTGCCCGCGTAGCGGTTATTGGATTCCTGACATGCCGGGCGGCCTCACCACAACTGCTTTTCATACCTTCAAGGTGGCAGGTGACAAGCGCCGGATAATGGAGGGTGATGTGATGCCGCGCCTGGGCCTCGGAGATGACAGCGGCATATGCTGGACGTGGCTTGGCGATATCGGTTAGGAAAAAATGCCGTACCTTCAGGCGCAGCGAATCAGGACACTCTAGCAATTGTCTGATACGCCGGCTGTGTCTGAGATGTCAGCCTGTGAACGCCGGTCGCAGCAGGTCGAGGACCTGATGACATCCGTTGGCGCCGACGCAGTTCTCCGCCTGCTGCATCATCCGCTCGTCCAATTCCTTCTAAACGTTAAATCGCAGCGTTACGCGTTCGAAGTCGAACGTCGCTTCCGTACCGCAGCGCATCGAAAAACGTCCAGGAATGGATGTCTGAGGACGCAAAGGGGACGCAATATTCACCACACGCCCTCCGCAATCCATATGCACGGCCGCTGATTATCACAGGATGTAATTCACACGCCGCCATGGATAGCCACCATCAGGCAAGACATTTGCTGAGCAGTGACCAATCGCGCCGCTCCCGGTTGCGCTGAAGCTGGAGGTCCCATGCGCGTTCGTCCCTTTCTGATTGCGATTGTCGTCGTTCCGCTTGCCGCCTGCGCGGCGCCATCTACGGCGCCGGAAGAAGCGAGCTTCGGCCCTTCGCCGACATTACCCGCGCCCGCCAAATCGCTCGTGCCGACGGTCCACGTCGCGCCTGTCGAAGCGCGTGCAGCCGGCACGCATCCGGGCGCGCCGCCTGGATTCGCGGTCACGCCGTTCGCCACGAATCTCCAGCATCCGCGCTGGCTCTACACGCTGCCGAATGGCGATGTGCTGGTCGCCGAAACCAACACGCCGCAGCCGCATGACAAAGGCCGTGGCGTGGTCGGGTGGATCACGAAGCAGTTTCAGAAGCGCGCAGGCGCCGGTGTGCCGAGCCCTGACCGCATCGTGCTGCTGCGCGACGCAGACGGCGACGGCACCGCCGAAACGCAAAGCGTATTCATCGACAAACTGCATTCGCCGTTCGGCATGGCGCTGATCGGCAATCAACTCTATGTCGCCGATACCGACGCGCTGCTGCGCTTCGATTACGTCACGGGCGAAACACAGATCGCATCGCAGGGCGTGAAGGTGGCCGATTTGCCTGCCGGCCCGATCAACCATCACTGGACCAAGAATATTCTTGCGAGCCGCGACGGCAAGCGGCTCTACATCACGGTCGGTTCGAACAGCAACGCCGCGGAGAACGGCGTCGAAGCAGAGTCGGACCGTGCCCGCATTGTCGAATTCGATATCGCGAGCGGCACGATGCGGCCATATGCAACCGGCCTGCGCAATCCGAACGGGATGGCGTGGCAACCTCAGACGGGCATGCTGTGGACGACCGTGAACGAACGCGACGAACTGGGCGACAACCTCGTGCCCGACTACATGACTTCGGTGAAGGACGGCGCGTTCTATGGCTTTCCGTTCAGCTACTACGGCCAGCATGTCGATTCGCGCGTCAAGCCGCAGAACCCGGAGATGGTCGGGCGAGCCATCGCGCCGGACTATGCGCTCGGCAATCACACGGCATCGCTCGGGTTGGCGTTCTATGACGGCAAGCTGTTCCCGGACCGTTACCGCGGCGGTGCGTTCGTCGGTCAGCACGGCTCGTGGAACAGGAAGCCGTTCGCGGGCTACAAGGTAATCTTCGTGCCGTTCGAGAATGGCAAGCCGTCGGGCGGACCGGAAGATTTTCTGACGGGATTTCTGACGCCGGATGGGCACGCGGTTGGGCGGCCCGTCGGTGTCACGCTGGATGCGCGCGGCGCGCTGCTGGTTGCCGACGATGTCGGCAACGCGGTGTGGCGAATCGCGCCCGCGACGGGAACGGCGGGCACGAAGTAAACGCTATGACAGACGTCAGAGAGAAGCGAGCATCAAAGCGAGTTACGGACGGTTGTACATCGCATTCCAGTCCGCAGCCGACACGCCCGGGCGGCCCGACTGCGATGCGTTAGCGACACCGCCGTAACCGCTGGCTGCGCCGTTTTGAGCATCGACGCGTGCTTGCGCAGCCTGGATCTCATCGGGGTAGTGCGCTTCCGTGCCTGCGCCCGGGCGATAGCCGGCCTTTTCCAGCTGAACCAGTTCCGCGCGGACCTGAGCGCGAGTCACGGGCTGGTTCGACTGAGCGAACGACACAGCAGGGATAGCGAGAACGGCAGCGACGGCAACAGCCTTGATCAGCGACTTCATGATGAACCTCCAACTTTGCTTTCGACTTTGCGAACAGCCCTGTTCGCAATCAGTTGAAGCTAGTGTAGGTATGTAGGCGCTTAAGATTAAGACCATCCCGTGGAAGTGACTTTTCCAGATTTAAGGGTTTACCCCTAAGTGCCCGCCGGGTGGGCGTCAGCGCCGTTCCAGCTTCAGCTTTTTTCCATAGCCGGTCAGTTCGAGGTAGCCGTGGCCTGCGGGTTGCCCGTCGCGGCGGATGGCGACAGCGCCCTCCCAGTAGAGGGCTCCCGTCGATTCGCTCGAATCGAGTTCCTGGTCGTCGAGCAATGGCGTCAGTTGCCAGCGGGTGTCGCCCGTGCGGACGACGGTCGCCACCGGGTATTGCGTGCTGGTGCGCGGCGAGCGCCACTGGCGGGTCGGCGAGAAGTCCACGTCGCCGGGGCCGTATTGCGTGACGCGGCCATCGGCCGTGCGCAGCGCAGCGTGCGCCCAGACTGCGCGGCCATCGGCGGCGCGCACCTTGAACGCCATCAGCGCGGCGCCGTCCGCCAGGTTCGCGCCGAGCCAGTCCCAGCCGACGGCATCGGATGCGAGCAGCGTGCTCGACCATTCGTGATCGAGCCACGCGCTACCCGTGACGGGCGTCGGCGTCGCGGCGCGGCTCGCGCCATCGGCGGAGGGACGCACGACGCTGCCCGTCACGCGCAGTTGCGGCTCGCTGTAGTAGTAGCTCGCCTGTTCCGGCAGCCGTCCTTTGCGCGAGTAGCCGTTGTCACCTTGAAGCAGCGGCGCCTGCGTCGGCGTGAACGTCAGATGCAGCGCGAAGCCGGCCGCCTCGGCACTCACGTCGTAGTGGCCGTCGGGCGCGCGGACCATACGCCACGTATCGAGCCGCACATCGGTGTTGTCGGGCTTTGCGTAGGCGAGGCCGAAGCCTTGTCGCGCGATCTTCTGGTCGTGCACGAGCCGCCCCAGCTTCGGATCGCTGAGCGCGGCGTGCGCGACGATCAGTTGCGTCGGCGCGAACGCGCTGGGATCGCTCGCCGGATGGCCCGTAGCCGAGCGGAAAAACGTGATCTGGAAACCGAGCGGCTGATGATCGGGCGTCTCCAGCCAGCCCGTCGCGTACCACCATTCGGTGCGAAACGCGGGATGCGCGCCCGTGTCGCGCGGCAGTTCGATCGACTTGCCCGGCGAGACGACCGCGAACTGCGGTTCGGCCGCGAACACGAACGATGCGCTAACGAGGCACGTACACGCGAGCGACAGAATACGGGCGGCACGCATCACCAGTCCTCCCTGACCGCGCGCACGGCATCGACGGAAACAGCACGGCGGCCCGCCGCAACGGCCGTCGTGCACGACGACGCGAGCATCACGAGCGCCAGCACGGATAGCAGCGTCCACGGTACATGCAGCGACATGCTCCAGTGAAACGACTGCGGATTGACGACGAACACGAGGATCAGGCTGATCGCGAAGCCGAGCACGCAGCCCATCGCGATGCCGAGCGCGGTGAGCAGTCCGCCTTCCGTCGCGAGCAGCGCGAGAATCTGTCCGCGCGTCACGCCCACATGTCGCAGCATGCCGAACTCGCGCGAGCGCGACAGCGTCTGCGCCGAAAACGTCGCCGCGACGCCGAACAAGCCGATCACGATCGCGACGGCTTCCAGCAGATACGTGACGGCGAAGCTGCGGTCGAAGATCGTCAGCGTGCGCGCGCGGATCTCGCCGGGTTGCGCGAAGTCGAGCGCGCTCGCGAACGGCAACGCGCCCATCGCGGCGATGGCCTGCGCCGCGCTCACGCCGTGCTCCAGGGTAAGGGCGGCGTCGGTCGCGCCGGTGTCGCCCGTGAGGCGCCGGTAGTCGGCCAGACGGATCTGCAGCGCGCCCGTCTGCCGCACGTAATCGCGCCATATGCCCGCGACGACGAACACGGCACCGTGCTCGCCGATCGGCAGCATCAGCCGTTGACCGACGTGATAGCCATACAGATCGACCATCGCTTCCGATGCCCACACGGGCGTCTCGCTGGCGTGCAATGCGGACGGCGGCAGGATCGCGCCGGTGATCTGCAGGTTCGCGCCGGGATCGGCGGCATCGATTTCGCGGGCGAGCAAGGCGACGGACGGCCGCGACGCGTCGAGCGTCAGTTGCGAGGTGCGCGCGAACGCGGCGTGCCGGATGCCGCGCGTGGCGGCGAGCATCGCCTGCTGTTGCGGGTTCAGGCCGCCCGTGTCGCCGTTCGGCGCGACGCGCACATAGACGTCGGCGGACAGCAGGTGCGCGAGCCAGTCTTCGACCGACACGCGGAAGCTCGACACCATGATCGCCATCGCGACGATCAGCGTGAAGCTCGACAGCACGCCGCCCATCGCAATCGATGCCTGACCCGGCGCGTTCGCAAGGCGCGCGAGCGCCAGCGCGATCACGGGCGCGGCGGGCCGCCGTGGGCTGGCATCGAGCGTACGGCTCAGCGCGCGAAACAGCAGCGACGTGACGCGCGGCATCAGCGCGATGCCGCCGATCAGCAGCAGCGCGACGGCGAGATAGCCCGCAATCGGCACGTCGAAGACGGGCGGCGTCTGCGTCAGCGCCACGCCGAGCGCAATGCAGGCGAGCGCGGGCCATGGCGTCGACAGCTTGCCGAGCGCGCTTTCCTCGCCGCCTGCTTTCAGCGCAGGCGCGGGATGCGCGCGCGCCGCTTCGAGCGCGGGCACGAGACTGCCGAGCAGCGATACGCCGATGCCGAGCGCAACGAAGATCGCGCTGGCGATGGGCTCGAAGCCGACTGTCGGTTGAACGCCGGGGAAATAGCCGCCGCCCAGATCGCTGCCGAAAAAGCGCAGCACGACAGAGGCGAGCACAAAGCCGAGCGCGATGCCGGCGATCGAGCCGAGTGTGCCGAGCAAGGCGCCTTCGAGCAGAATCTGCCGCAACAGCTGCGCCCGCGTGAGGCCGAGCACGCGCAGCATCGCGAACTGCGCGCGCCGGCGCACCACGCCGAGCGCTTGCGTCGAGAACACGAGAAACGCGCCCGTGAAGAGCGCGACGAGCGCGAGCACGTTCATGTTGATCCGGTAAGCGCGCGACAGTCGGTCGGTACGGCTTTCGACATCGCGCGTTTCGCCCACGGCGAAGCGGCTGCCGAGCTGGTCCTGCAACGCGTGCCGGAAGCGTTCGCGATCGACGCCGCGCTCGAGTTGCAGATCGACGCGCGACAACTTGCCGATGCGCCCGAAGCGCCATTGCGCAGCCGCGATGTCCATCACCGCGATGCGTTGCCCGGGCCGCGCCCGCACGATGCCGCCCGCCACGCGCAGACGCACGTCGGACGTGCCGCTGCGCAACGTCACCGTCTCGCCGACGCGCACGCCGAGCCATTGCTGCGCGGCGGGCGAGAGGAAGATGGCGTCGCTCGCGAGCGCGTCGAGCGGGCTGTCGCTGTCTGCTACACCTGTCAGATCGGGCGCGATGCGGCTTGCGCGGAACATGTCGATGCCGAGCACTTTCAGCGGCGCGGTGCGGTCCGGCACGGTCACGTCGAGTTCGAGCACGGGGCTGGCGAGCGCGACGCCGGGCTGTGTCGCGAGTCGGGGATAGGCGCTTTCGTCGAACGTGGGTTGCGCGCCGCGCACCTGCAGGTCGGCCTGGCCCGACAGGCTGCGTGTCGCCGCCGAGAATTCGTTGAACGCAGCGCTGTTGATCAGTTGCACGGCATAGCCGAGTGCGACACCGAGCGCGATGGTCGCAATCGCGATCAGCGCGCGACCTTTGTGGCTGTGCCATTCGGCGGCGAGCAGCCAGCGGGTGAGGGTACGCAGGCCGTGGCGCGTGGTGTGCGCGCGGTGCGCGGTTGCGTTCAGCGCGGTGTCATTCATGGTTTTGGCGCGACGCGTGGGGCGAGGTTGCTTGCATCGCGTGCAGCTTGCCTTCGCTCAGGATGAGCACGCGATCGGCAACGGCTGCTGCTGCTTGCGAATGCGTGACCATCATCGTCGCTGCGCCGTTGGCTTTGGTTTCGTCGCGCAGCAGCATGAGCACTTCATGCGCGGTGTCGGGGTCGAGATTGCCCGTGGGCTCATCGGCGAGGAGCAGCGTGGGGCGATGCACCAGGGCGCGCGCGATGGCGACACGTTGCAGTTCGCCGCCCGATAGCTGGCGGGGCATGTCGTTGCCGCGTCCCTCGAGGCCGACGGCGGCGAGCATGTCGCGTGCGCGTTGGGGGGCGATGCCGTTCAGCAATAGCGGTAGCGCGACGTTTTGCGCGAGCGTCAGATGTGGCAGCACGTGGAACGCCTGGAAGACGAAGCCGAGTTTCTCGCGGCGCAGACGGGTGGCGGCGTCGTCGTTCAGCGTGGAGACGGGCGTGCCGTCGATGAGCACCTCACCGGAGTCGGCGTGGTCCAGGCCCGCTATCAGGTTCAATAGCGTTGATTTGCCGACACCCGAGTCGCCCATTATTGCTATGAATTCGCCTGCGGCGAGCTTGAAGTCGAGGTCTGCGAGTACCACGCGGTTTGTAGCGTAGGCTTTGCTCAATGAGCGGCATTCCAGGGCAGGGCGGAGGTCCGGGCGGTGTAGTTCGGTCATTGAGGTGGGTTTCGGTTTTTTGTCTGCGACGCTGGGTGGTTTGGTGGCTGCGGTAGCGGTTTGGTTTGCTTGTGTTTGCGCTGGCATCCGCGTGATGTTATTGGTTTGCTAGCGTTGCCCCTGTGCGGGGCGGCACCTACTTTTCTTTGCCGCCGCAAAGAAAAGTAGGCAAAAGAAAGCGGCTCACACCGCCAGTGCTTGTGTTTGCCTGAGGGCCCCCAAAGGGTCTTACGCTTCACACGGCAACCACGTGACCGACGTCCGTTGCCAGCGCTCTTGCAGTGCGCCTCACCCGCTTCGCGCACCCGAGTTACGTCACACCCCACCGGACATTCCGCTGCCGCCCAGGTGGCAAACTGTGTGTAGGCCGTAGTACCGCACCCGCCTCACTTCGGCCCCGACGCGATGTGCCACCATGTAGGAGCGCTGCCCTATACGACGGCACGACCTACACACAGTTTGCCGCAATGCGGCCGAACGTGTTCGACAACACCGAATCATAGTGAGGCTATCTGAAGTAGGGGATGCGTTCATTCAAAGCGTTGGCAACGCACGCAAACAGATACGCTGCCGTATGGAGGATGGGGACGTTGGGGGCCCGTGGAAAAGAACAAGGGCTGGCGGTGTGAGCCGCTTTCTTTTGCCTACTTTTCTTTGCGGCGGCAAAGAAAAGTAGGTGCCGCCCCGCACAGGGGCGACGCTTGAACGGGTAAGTCATAACGCCGAGGCCAGCGCAAACACAAGCAAACCAAACCAAACCAAACCGCTAGCGCAGCCACCAAACACAATCAAACCACCCAGCGTCGCAGACAAAAAAACTCAAAACGTCAGATCATGCAACTTCTTCATCCCATCCAGCAGCCATTGAAAAATCGACTGCTCCGACTGAGCAACAGGCGTCGGCGTCCCGAGCTTACCTAACGTATCCTGCCTCCTCGACAGCATCTCACACATCTGTCTGGCGACATCCGGCTTATCCTTGAGCAGCGGCGTCAAGTCCTCCTTCTTCAACTGATAAACAGTCGCCGACGTAAGCGCCGAAATGGTCACGCGCGCAGGCATGCCGGCCAGTAAGCCCGATTCCCCCAACGCATCACCCGGCCCAAGCCGCGTCACCTCGACAGGCCCAGACGCATCTTCAGCCACGACAGAAAGCACACCCGAATCGACAATGGTCAAATGGTCGAGCACGTTATCCGGCGTGACCACGGTGTCACCACGCTCATATGAGCGACGCGAAAGCAAAGGCGCGAGACGCTGCAACTCTTCGGCCGTCAACGCGGCGAAAATGTCGACGCGCCGCAGCAGCGCGATACGCGGATCGGCTTGCGCAGCCAGCGAAGCAGACGACGCCACATAACCCGCGCCAAGCGGCCTCAGTTCGACACCCGCTGCCTGCAGCTGCCGGTAACACAGGTCATACAGTTCATTCGTGACGGCGAGCTTCTTGCTCATGTCATCGACATATGCGGTCGCCTCGTAGGTGACGGACATCGCGCTGCTACGCTTCACGATCGCATACGGCGCCGGGTCGGCAATCACCGCGCGCACACCCGCCAGCGCCCGTTCGAGTGCGGCCACCACCACGCTCGGGCGCGCTTCGGGCGTGATTTCCAGCATCAAGGTGACGCCGTGCAGCGACGGCGGCCGGCTGTTGTTCGTGATCTTTGCCTTCGCCGCAACGGCGTTGGGCACGATCACGATGTTGCCTTGCGAGGTCAGCAGATGCGTCGCGCGCCAGTTCATCTCCAGCACCTTGCCCTCGACGCCGTCGATGATCACCCAGTTGCCGATGTGATACGGCTCGGTCGTGTTGATCACGATGCCGGCAAACACGTCGCTGAGCGTGCTCTGGATCGCAAGACCCAGCACGATCGCGAGCGCGCCCGATGTCGCGACCAGCCCGCGC contains these protein-coding regions:
- a CDS encoding type VI secretion system Vgr family protein, producing the protein MFKPLQTRTLSVRCDAFPTWGNDEVLAPVRLRGTEALGKLFRYELDLMTIDSPTLRVYEARKMIRPDELAGAVIDMIIEFEGKGTFIPGMPGHSGACNIGAGTRTISGLITSVQITGSDDRHMYYRFIVRPSLWLTKKAVENRIFQNSNVVEITEDVLADYNIVVEQRLAAPGFRGGYPVRDYVRQFWCSDFEFLTMLWREWGIYYFYDGSKLVLCDSPGSHRTHDDMCDEVRYHAPDGARIDEEHIHRLEVSRRITTGQVDLVDYDYTQSRAIFTGESYNNSGPSEQARHYQWGDYSQPLAGAQGLSSELSDYETEANNLANVRLDAMRCRRQRLKGTGNLRGLSTGKTFWLIDHPEQSVNADYLVVSTTIDIRNSGLEAQRTGGESAYQCVTDFVLQPANTFFRNRLKKKPRAHAETAVVTSHDDRAVWPDAYARVKAHFVWDRRNEADLNSSCWLRVASPWQGNGYGFIAIPRIGDEVTVSYHEGDPDKPFVSASKVNQFNQPPWKLPDNLALTGLRSRDLEGGNANHVLTDDTPGKLQVQIASDHAQSRLVLGYNTRIDGRKGRSDPRGEGFELATEKVGVVRANTGMLVTTEARSGAGAPAKDMGETVARLTNAQTLHDDLATVAQQNEAQQPGSEQSDVTRAIGTQNNAISGDTASGEEFPEFTRPDMVLSSAAGVAVTARCGVHVAANDDVAVTAGRNVALAAARSLYASVRDTVSMCVMRGPMKLVSAMDRISIVARNSLIELRAREKVSIGSLDTVEVLASNKLVWNAGGTQVVIDSSGFTVYTGGKVMFHSADVKQENPLSVPAGLAPLAPHPIELSCSALQANEFNGATTDSSSRPVAQQGEAGAHLSMQPLASGQSGALSQANNGQSGSMFEPDHSCTWKLRDIQQKNFYRAMETVDYRGVFQDGTPYNGGAIVRGGGGGTFDMYFEASTHTITATVRILVHAKVVQVVNAQTGEPEKNADGSIKTVPYHTSKDQPPGTPGRRIVDRPFSEVGSFNSMKGDIEAVLNQDGYKLAVSNCPRRDQCSCKFPVFFRVEFVSPDSRDAHHAEINLYPTAERADSANWGEKGVSVRSGVVTNLPVDHVKAHEVGHLLSFPDEYYDQGGSVHKDYVKPDQTINLSLAQNNPNKDTWQGTTRDNLMGRGMFNQTSVTPPHYIYRIRDWFQQKVGRQWSVTK
- a CDS encoding PQQ-dependent sugar dehydrogenase, with translation MRVRPFLIAIVVVPLAACAAPSTAPEEASFGPSPTLPAPAKSLVPTVHVAPVEARAAGTHPGAPPGFAVTPFATNLQHPRWLYTLPNGDVLVAETNTPQPHDKGRGVVGWITKQFQKRAGAGVPSPDRIVLLRDADGDGTAETQSVFIDKLHSPFGMALIGNQLYVADTDALLRFDYVTGETQIASQGVKVADLPAGPINHHWTKNILASRDGKRLYITVGSNSNAAENGVEAESDRARIVEFDIASGTMRPYATGLRNPNGMAWQPQTGMLWTTVNERDELGDNLVPDYMTSVKDGAFYGFPFSYYGQHVDSRVKPQNPEMVGRAIAPDYALGNHTASLGLAFYDGKLFPDRYRGGAFVGQHGSWNRKPFAGYKVIFVPFENGKPSGGPEDFLTGFLTPDGHAVGRPVGVTLDARGALLVADDVGNAVWRIAPATGTAGTK
- a CDS encoding DUF4148 domain-containing protein, whose translation is MKSLIKAVAVAAVLAIPAVSFAQSNQPVTRAQVRAELVQLEKAGYRPGAGTEAHYPDEIQAAQARVDAQNGAASGYGGVANASQSGRPGVSAADWNAMYNRP
- a CDS encoding lipocalin-like domain-containing protein, translating into MRAARILSLACTCLVSASFVFAAEPQFAVVSPGKSIELPRDTGAHPAFRTEWWYATGWLETPDHQPLGFQITFFRSATGHPASDPSAFAPTQLIVAHAALSDPKLGRLVHDQKIARQGFGLAYAKPDNTDVRLDTWRMVRAPDGHYDVSAEAAGFALHLTFTPTQAPLLQGDNGYSRKGRLPEQASYYYSEPQLRVTGSVVRPSADGASRAATPTPVTGSAWLDHEWSSTLLASDAVGWDWLGANLADGAALMAFKVRAADGRAVWAHAALRTADGRVTQYGPGDVDFSPTRQWRSPRTSTQYPVATVVRTGDTRWQLTPLLDDQELDSSESTGALYWEGAVAIRRDGQPAGHGYLELTGYGKKLKLERR